The following is a genomic window from Gymnodinialimonas ceratoperidinii.
GCGAAATTTTATTCTGTTATTTTTTTTACAGGTGAGGGAAAAGTCGGATAAGTTTTCAGCCTACGTGGCTGATTTTACTTTGTAAAAAATTGAACCATACGGTTGTTCTCGCGGTCTTCTCTCTCGGCGTTCACCGCGCGCGGGCGATCCAGATCATGTGGCGGCTCCCCCGCCGGGCGCGGCTGGCGCGCACCTTGTGCTCGGTGGCATCAAAGCCGCACTGACCCAGACGCCGCGTGAAAGCCGCGTCGGGATGGGCGGACCAGACCGCGAGGATACCCCCCGGCACCAGCGCGCGCCGCGCGGCGTTCAGACCGGCGACCGAGTAGAGCCCATCATTGCCCGCACGCGTCAGCCCGTCCGGACCGTTATCGACATCGAGAAGGATCGCGGCAAAGCCTGCCCGCTCGGCCCGGATCATCGCACCCACGTCTCCGACAGCGATCCGCACCCTCGGGTCGTCGAGGCACTCGCCAAAGACCGGCGCCATGTGGCTCCGCGCCCAGTCGACGAGTTCCGGCACGATCTCGGCCACGATCAACTCGGCCTCAGGCGGCGCGACGTCTTGGGCCGCGCGCAGGGTAAATCCCATGCCAAGACCGCCGATCAGCACGCGCGGCGCGGAGGACTTGGGCAGCGCCTCGAGCGCGAGGGTCGCGAGCGCCTCTTCCGAGCCGCCGAGCCGCGAATTCATCAGCTCGTTGCCCCCCTCCAGCCGGATCGAGAACTCGTCGCCGCGCCGCGACAGGCGAAGTCGGTCACCTTCAGGCGCGGTGGCATCGGCCAGATGTATCCATGGCTGCATGGCAATGTCCCCTCTTTGTGCAGCACATGAAGCCCCGGCGCGAGAAATGCAACGCGAGGCGCGCAGCCGCTTCTTGCACAAGAAGAGACCGCGAGGACCGCCCGTCAGGGGTTGCCTTCCCGCCAGCGCGAGGCCAATTTCACCGCCGATCACCCCAGTGACGGACAAGTTCCACTCCGGCTACCGCCCCGCGCGGCCCCCGCTGCCGACCCAGATGATACCAAGGATGGCCGATGACCCTGCGCTTCTTCTCTGACAAAAAGCGCCCCGTGCACATGGGCCCCTTCCCTTGCGAACGCCTTGCGCGACTGACCGGAATGCCGGACCTCTCCATGGTGCCGCCTGCGCGGCAGTTGTCCTTCGAGGCCGAAGATTCTCGCTCCATCATCAACGCGATGCGCGAGCATCAGGCGATGCTGGACGCCATCCGCGACGGGCTGGTGAACAGGAAGGTGGCCGAGGCCCCCACCGATCCGCAAGAGCGCGCCCGGCACCTGAAGGCCTTCGGATATTTCTCGGACGCGGCCGTGGTGGGCATCTGCGATTTGCCCCGCGCCGCGTTGCTGGAGAAGCCGCATGTGAACCCCGACGTCGGCCGCCTCGCCCAGGATTTGCGCACCCGACAGACCAAGACGCTGGCCGCCGGGATCGACATGATCATGGCGGACCTCAAGGAGAGCATGGAGGCGCCGCCCTCGGGCATCGAGGGGCACACCCATGCGCTGGTCGTCCTGTTCGAGAACCCGCGCGCGCCCGAGGCTGACGAACCCGGCACCGGCTGGATCGCCGACGCGCAGGCCCACCGCGCCGGGCTGCTGGCCTCGGAAGCCGCCGTGGTCCTTGCCAACTACCTGCGGGTTCTGGGACACCCCGCGCGCGGACATACGGCGTCGAGCGCCGATGTAGACCTGCACAAGCTGGCCGTCGCGGCGGGCCTTGCGACCGTTGAAGACGGGGAGTTGACCCACCCCTACATCGGCACGCGCTTCGGTCTCGCCGCCGTGACCACCAGCTTCGAGATGGCCCCCGACAGCCCCCTCGCGCCGCTGGACGCGCAGCCGAAATCCGCCTTCGGGCTCGGCTGGAAACTCGGCACGGCCTCAGCCCGGAATGCGCTCAACGCCCTGCCCTACGCCAAGCGCCGCTTCGTCGACGGCGCCCATCCCTTCGAGACGCTCAAACGCGTGGAGGAGCCGACCACCTACATCGACGAGCCAAACGTGGCGCGGGTGCCCAAGCGCACGGACATGTTCGCGCGCGGCCAGTTCGGCGACATGGGCAAGAAGATGCAGGAGGCCGCGAAGGGCGGACATTACGTGCGCAAGGCCGCGCCCTCCATGGCGCAGCGCCGTGCGCTCGGGGCCTTCGTGCTGCTGCAGGACGGCACTCCCGCTCCTGAGAAAATCCACCTCGACCCGCAAGAGGCCGCCGAGTTGGTCAAGGCCACGAGCTACTGGCTCGGCGCCGACGCCATCGGCATCTCGCGCTGCCCCGACTGGACGTGGTACAGCCACGACGCGCGCGGCGAGGCGATCGACCCGCCCCACGATCAGGCGATCAACATGATCATCGACCAGGGCTACGAGACGATGGAGGGCTCCAGCGGCGACGACTGGATCGCCGTGGCGCAATCGATGCGCGCCTACCTCCGCTTCTCGCTGATCGGCGGGGTCATCGCGCGGCAAATCCGCAACCTCGGCTATAGCGCCAAGGCCCATACCGTGATGGATGGCGAGGTGCTGCAACCGCCGCTCCTGCTCCTGTCTGGCCTCGGTGAGGTCAGCCGTATCGGCGAGGTCATCCTCAACCCCTTCCTCGGCCCGCGCCTGAAGTCCGGCACGGTGACGACGGACCTGCCCCTCGCGCACGACAAGCCCATCGACTTCGGCCTGCAGCGCTTCTGCGAAAGCTGCAACAAATGTGCGCGCGAATGCCCCTCCGGCGCGATCACGGCGGGGCCAAAGCTGATGTTCAACGGCTACGAAATCTGGAAAAGCGACAGCCAGAAATGCGCCACTTACCGGGTAACGACGCCGGGCGGGGCCATGTGCGGGCGCTGCATGAAGACCTGCCCGTGGAACCTCGAAGGGATCTTCAAGGAAAAGCCGTTCCAATGGGCCGCGATGAAGGTGCCGCAGCTTGCACCGGCGCTGGCGAAGCTGGACGACGTGGTGGAGAACGGGACCCTCAACCCCGTGAAGAAATGGTGGTGGGACCTCGAGATCGACGAGGACGGCGGCTATCGCCCGACACCCCATCCGGTGAACGCGCGGGCGCTGCAGAAAGACCTCGACCTGCGCTACGAGGACCAGACCCTCGCCGTCTACCCCGCACCGCTGGCCCCGCATCCCTACCCCTATCCCTTCCCGATGGACCGCGAGGCCGGGATCGCCGCCTACCAGGCGATGATCACCGCCGAGGAATACAAGGCCCTGCTGGAACGGGACGAGCGCGGCCACCTGCATGTCTACACCGCCGAAGGCGAAAGCCCTGTGATACAGGTGGAGATCACCCGCGCCGAGGTGAGCGCCGAGGGCGTGACGCTCTACGACTTCGCCCCGGTGAATGGCGGACTGCTGCCGAAATGGCGCGCGGGCGCGCATCTCGATATCGTCGTGGCGCCCGAGTTCCTGCGCCAATACTCCATGTGCGGCGACCCGGCCGATCGCAGCCGCTACCAGATTGCAGTGCTGCGCGAAGAGGCGGGACGCGGCGGCTCCAAGCTGATGCACCGCATTTTCACCGAGGGGCGGCGGGTCTTTATTTCCCGCCCGATCAATCACTTCCCCCTCGACGCTCATGCAACGAAGTCCTTCCTGATGGGGGGTGGCATCGGCATCACGCCAATGATCGCCATGGCCCATGAGCTCCACGCCGCGGGCCGTGATTTCGAGATGCATTACTCCGGCCGCTCCCGCGCCACGATGGGCCTCCTCCCCGAGATCGCCGCCGCCCCCTGGGCCGACCGCGTGCGCCTCCACGTCACCGACGAAGGCTCCCGCGCCGATTTCGCCGCGATCCTCGAAGGCTACCGTCCCGGCTGGCACCTCTACACCTGCGGGGCAGAGCGCTACATGGCGAGCGTCATGGAAGCCGCCGAGGCCGCCGGCTTCCCCGAAGAGGCGCGGCATCTGGAGTATTTCTCGGTCCCCGAGGTGCCCGATTACGTGAACCACCCCTTCCACCTGAAGCTCGCCCGCTCGGGCCGCACCCTGGAAGTGCCCGCCGACAAAAGCGCGACGGATGTGCTGGCCGAGAACGGCATCCAGGTGGATGTGAAATGCTCCGACGGTATTTGCGGCGTCTGCAAATGCGGGCTGATTTCCGGTGATGTGGAGCACCGCGATTTCGTCCTGTCGAAGGCCCAGCGCGAGAGCGGCGTGATCCTCTGCCAAAGCCGCGCGGCGGAGCCGGGCGGAACCATCGAAGTGGACCTCTGAGCGGGCGTTAACCTCTTGGCGGGGTTGAGACATCGCATCACAGGGACAGGTCCGCGATTTGCCGATAACCTTGCGGGCAACAGGGGCGGAAGGGACAGCATGACAGATTTGATCCACCCGGTTCTGTTGTGCGGCGGCTCGGGCACGCGGCTCTGGCCCTTGTCGCGGAAATCCTTCCCCAAGCAATTCGTGCAACTGGTCGGCGAAGAGAGCCTGTTTCAATCCACCGCCCGCCGCTTGTCGGCGCCGGGCTTTGCCGCACCCGCCCTCGTCACCGCGTCTGATTTTCGTTTCATCGTGCTGGAACAGCTCGCCGCCGTGGAAATCGGTGCGGCAGAGGTGCTGATCGAGCCGACCGTCAAGAACACCGCCCCCGCTGTCTGC
Proteins encoded in this region:
- a CDS encoding spermidine synthase, producing MQPWIHLADATAPEGDRLRLSRRGDEFSIRLEGGNELMNSRLGGSEEALATLALEALPKSSAPRVLIGGLGMGFTLRAAQDVAPPEAELIVAEIVPELVDWARSHMAPVFGECLDDPRVRIAVGDVGAMIRAERAGFAAILLDVDNGPDGLTRAGNDGLYSVAGLNAARRALVPGGILAVWSAHPDAAFTRRLGQCGFDATEHKVRASRARRGSRHMIWIARAR
- a CDS encoding reductive dehalogenase codes for the protein MTLRFFSDKKRPVHMGPFPCERLARLTGMPDLSMVPPARQLSFEAEDSRSIINAMREHQAMLDAIRDGLVNRKVAEAPTDPQERARHLKAFGYFSDAAVVGICDLPRAALLEKPHVNPDVGRLAQDLRTRQTKTLAAGIDMIMADLKESMEAPPSGIEGHTHALVVLFENPRAPEADEPGTGWIADAQAHRAGLLASEAAVVLANYLRVLGHPARGHTASSADVDLHKLAVAAGLATVEDGELTHPYIGTRFGLAAVTTSFEMAPDSPLAPLDAQPKSAFGLGWKLGTASARNALNALPYAKRRFVDGAHPFETLKRVEEPTTYIDEPNVARVPKRTDMFARGQFGDMGKKMQEAAKGGHYVRKAAPSMAQRRALGAFVLLQDGTPAPEKIHLDPQEAAELVKATSYWLGADAIGISRCPDWTWYSHDARGEAIDPPHDQAINMIIDQGYETMEGSSGDDWIAVAQSMRAYLRFSLIGGVIARQIRNLGYSAKAHTVMDGEVLQPPLLLLSGLGEVSRIGEVILNPFLGPRLKSGTVTTDLPLAHDKPIDFGLQRFCESCNKCARECPSGAITAGPKLMFNGYEIWKSDSQKCATYRVTTPGGAMCGRCMKTCPWNLEGIFKEKPFQWAAMKVPQLAPALAKLDDVVENGTLNPVKKWWWDLEIDEDGGYRPTPHPVNARALQKDLDLRYEDQTLAVYPAPLAPHPYPYPFPMDREAGIAAYQAMITAEEYKALLERDERGHLHVYTAEGESPVIQVEITRAEVSAEGVTLYDFAPVNGGLLPKWRAGAHLDIVVAPEFLRQYSMCGDPADRSRYQIAVLREEAGRGGSKLMHRIFTEGRRVFISRPINHFPLDAHATKSFLMGGGIGITPMIAMAHELHAAGRDFEMHYSGRSRATMGLLPEIAAAPWADRVRLHVTDEGSRADFAAILEGYRPGWHLYTCGAERYMASVMEAAEAAGFPEEARHLEYFSVPEVPDYVNHPFHLKLARSGRTLEVPADKSATDVLAENGIQVDVKCSDGICGVCKCGLISGDVEHRDFVLSKAQRESGVILCQSRAAEPGGTIEVDL